Part of the Sorghum bicolor cultivar BTx623 chromosome 1, Sorghum_bicolor_NCBIv3, whole genome shotgun sequence genome, CCACCGCTCGAGGGGTGGGCGCAGCAGGGGCAGCAGGGGCGGGGGCGGCACCAAGAGGTGCGCGGGTATCGGCGACGGCGGCTGGCGTTGCTGCGGGCTCGTGTGGGAGAGCGAAGTAGGTGCGCATGGTACCACACCGGGTAAAAAAAAGACAACACTATACCGAGACGAAGACGGAGCGTGGGTGACGGACAGAAACGGATTCAGAGACTGAAATTTTCATGATTAagtatatatattataaaaaaaagtagggaaagaaaagaaagaaagaaacgtACCTGGGCATCTTTGTGGAACGTAGCTACACAGAAGAGGCATCGGTGCAAGCCGTCGCTGCGCGCAGGTGGGCCGTTCTGTGGCCGTCGTGCTTCATCTATAGCGGCCCAATATATGGAGGTCGGCAGGATGCTTGAACTGTTTTTATTGGACTAAAGTAGATAGATTAGTTGGGTCACAACTAGTACCCCTGTACCTGGGCCTGCCCCTAGCCCCGATTTCTTTTCTATCCTTGCTAgatagaattttttttttggcataTATTTCTTAAAACAACGTCAACGGCGATGTCCGTGTCGGCGGCATCTATCCAAATGGTGCAGCGAGCGTTCTTGCCATCGTTGAGCGTTGGTTTCCTTGAGTTGCCGGCGTGGCGAGTTATATGCGCGTGCAACGCATTGGGTTGACAAAAATTATGCGCATCTACCGTGACACACGAGGCTTACGCTTTTTTTAATAAAGAAATCAAAACATTCCGACCTTCATAATCACAAGTGATTGCTTAAGACCAAATCTTACAAGAGTGGGGCATAGCCCCGAGCCCGCTAAGCAGGGAGTTCAGCTTAATCATCTGGAACCTTACAATAAAGATAGGACACAGCCCAAAGTTCAGCTCAATGATCAAACTAAACGGAAGCctaacaaaaaaaaacagtgaCCAACTGGGACCTTAAGCCACATCCAATCAGCTAACTGAAACAAAATCAACCAACTGATTCCACCTCCATATAGCCTTCTAAAACTTCACCAGGAACCTCAAAAGTGTAGAGTCACTCCTTCCAGATGTCTGCAGCCAGCTTCTATTGTTCTAACACATAAGATAAAAAAGGACAAAGAGTCCACACCTCCATTGATCATGGACCGACCAGAACTAAACACCCAACACCAGCGAAAAGCAGATCAAGATAGCCAAGCATTAAACTCCTAATCTCTTTAAGTTCTTCCACTCATTGGACCCAAAAAAACTGCAGCGCCAAGCTCTCTAAACACTTGCATCCCTCCTTCAGACTTCTTCTCTCTTCCTCTTTAGACAGCAGTGACCAATGTCTGATCCAAAAATTCCCTGAAGATTACCTGCACACCACCATAGGCAAATAATAAATCTATAAATTTAATTACATCAGAATATGAAGCCCGTGTCATGATCTTTGCCGTCTAAATTGGTTTTACCTTTACAGGTAGTTGTGTGATTTATTACTAGGTGAATTCCCCAcgcgttgctgcgggattttcttaaaaataaatcattatatacataacattactatatggtatttagtctattatgtatgtatacatatgaatttgacttgcatgtatttaTTGTATTATatctagtaaaaaattgctaagctaataaactaatatttggttacattatagaaGAATTAATTGgtctattatgtatgtatatatatgaatttggcttgcatgtattttattgtattagatctagtaaaaaaattgctaagctaaagaacaaaaactaatatttggttacattatagaggaattaattggtgatgaaacaaatagtgtatgtacacaacttgtatgttaatagattaaagatttaaagtatttcacatgatatagatgacatggtcattttttgtaattaatatgggatgacatggacttagtggggaatgatgtggacaccttgcatggagAGATAGAATttttagtggggaatgatgtggacatcttgcatgaagagagaattcatctagtggggtttagctttataagagttatagattacTAGCAAAAGTGCCTGTACGTTGCAATGGAATCATTGTCGATTTCTAACTTTTGTCCGTCTCATTGTCTACATTTAGCGGTGGTGGCCTTATCCTTATCATACGGACGTACAATAGGTAGAGACAATCATCCCTGAATGTAGACACTTTCTTCCATATGAATCATATCCTAATTTAAATAGATCCCTCTTCTCTAAGTACTCTAATTAAGAATCCAAGTATAAAATGATAATAAGATATAAATGTAAAAGAGTTGACGAGCCCCTTGTATTTGGATCTGAAAAGAGTAGATAAACATGCCTTGTATTTGGATTGAAAAGCACCTGTGGTTAGTTAGTTATAATAGAAAAAAATTATTGGGCACAAGAAGATACTACGATCGTGAACTAGACCTATATACACttgttttttttcaaaagaCAAAATAACCATTAATTAAATTCTTAATAATATATGATGTTTTTGAAGTATGTCTAGCTATTAGTCTATGTAATATATGTATGCCCCGTCACTTCGCCACCAAAACACAAGGCGACCCAGCCCACCCAACGCAGAAAGACGGCCCGAACCGAGGAAGACCCGCTGCGGCGCTGCCAATCCTACTCCAATCTCAAGTGAATTGGCCAAAAATCGAGTCAATTTATGATTATAGGTTGGATTAAAATCTAAGATGGATTGAAATTTTatctctttattattaggtatagatttaaccattttagaaaaatagtaaattacaaataaataatttcgcattgAAAAGTTTATACAATTTCCAAATCGTGTCAGTGTTGACGTGCGTGTGCGTGCACGCGGACTTTTGCCGGTCGACGTGGATAATCAGTGCAAAACCGTGTCAGGCATGCCGTCCCCATACCAACGAAAGTGCGTGTGCGTCCTAATTTTTACTAGATTATATAGAGAGTATATATTAGATTATCTCCCGCAGTTCCGCCGTCCCCTTAGCACCCTCCTCCTTTTCTATACTCCGCCGTCGTCGTAGacgatttttttttttcctcatcATGGAGGGGCAGCAGGTGGATCTTCCTACGATGGGTGCAAATAACACTAGTGTTACTCGTGTTAAAGATTTACTGCCTTTCCTATTGCATGTACCAGTTACCTACTTCCACCCGTCGAAACATGTAAGTGCGTCGTGACCGCCGCCGGGCCATCCGATCTCGCCGCCGCCCTTTTAGTTTCTAACTGCTCCGTTTCCGTTCTACGCACAGGCCAAGCTCGAGGGATTCATCACCGACGGCGGCTACGCCTGCGCCTGCCCCGCCTCCGCCGGCTGCGGCTACCACGGCAAGGTCAGTcagctcgatcgatcgatcacaTTATGCCCATCTTTTACGGAACACCGTACCTCGCCGGTTCTGTGGCTTTCCGCGGAAATTCTCTGAGGGTTTTTCTTCTCGATCTGCAACGCGCATGCAGCGGAAATAATTCTGAGGGTTTTTTCTTCTCGATCAACGCCGCGCTTGCAGGTGCTGTCGGCGCGGCAATTCGAGAAGCACGCGGGGGCCGAGTCGAATAACCCGAACGGTCACATCCTCCTGCGCAACGGCAAGTCGCTCTACCAGCTTTTCCATGACCTCAGGCACGTGCCCGCCGAGGCGTTGGCGGCGAAGTTCCTGGAGTTCGCCGGGGTACCCATGACGACTGTGCCCGCCGCCGAAGCCTCGCCCGCGAGCTGGGAACCCAACGGTATTCAGGTTGATGATGCGACGGCGGAGGCCCCTTGGGCCCCTGCGCTAGCAGCATCGGGAGACGTGGAGATGCTGACCGAGGACGATCAAGAGAAGGCCAGATTGTTTCTGCTTGATTCGAATTTGAGGTGAGCGATATAGTCCACTGATCGATTTGGTTTAGGCTTTTTTCATTGGAGCTGGTCAATAATATTTAAATTATCATAATCAAAATATATAAGGCTCCAATCCACATGCTAATTAACTTCACCTTGCTGTGAATGTGATTGTGAAGCCCCACTTCTAGTTCACTGGGGTCAGCTGCGGAGGATAATTTGGAAGACTACTCGAATGAATCTGCCAGCAATAATAGCATCTCAAACTCTAATTGGGGTGCATCCAGAAGGCGGTCTGTGAGACACTTTAGACCACAAGGAGGCACTGAGACTTCGACTACAACCTTCAATGGATGCCCAGACAAAGGGGCTTCTGGCCTTTCTACTGGCACCtcaaagaagaagaaaggaacTGAAGAAACTTGCAATGCACAGAACACAGGAGGTACTCTCAGTCTCAGCATCATCGATGGTGCAAAGTCTGGTTCTCCTGTACCTATTGCAGTAACCCCTAACTACTCGATACATGATTCCACAGATTATTTAGGGCTTATTCCTTTATCAAGTCCAGTAACAAGCGCTCAAGGATCACGCCCAAACTGCAGCATAGACTCAAAGTATAAAGAATTGAAAATGAGGTAACAGAAGAGTAAATCTTTTGTAACACTTATTTAAGGAATCTTTCTCCAAAAGCTGATGAAACATGTTCTTTTACTTTATACATGGCATTTTGAAAGGACGCATAACCTACCTTTTCACTTTACTAACACAGGGATACCACTTTGCATCCACTGATTTTCAAGGAAGGTGGCCTTCCAGATAATACTTTGTTGACTTACAAGTTGAAGAACGGAGAGGTGCTCTGGATATTTACGTGAACTATATTGGTCCCTTTTCCACATTCACCTGAATTCTCCTAGCGCACTCTTAAGAGGACTCATGCTTCACTGTTTTTTAGGTTCGAAGGCAAGGGTATAAGAAGGGAACTGTTATCGTCTGCAATTGTTGCAATGAAGAGGTACAAAACTAATAAGCAATCAACGAATTTTGTTTTTTAGAGTGTAATTAATCTACTCAAGGACCAATAATTAATGTTTTTGTTGTTCTCTCCTGACTCTAGTATACTCCTTCAGCCTTTGAAAAACATGCTGGCATGGGAGAAAGGCGACAACCGTAAGCACCACCAATTTTAGAAGAAATTATGAATATGTGAATGTAAACTTTATTATACTTAGAAGTTAGAAgagctaaaagttcaaaatgccATTCAATTAACTTTTTGTAATAATCTaaacttgaaaaaaaaaagagaattcGTGGGTGTTTAAGTTCATTAAAGTGTGGTGAAAAAGTTATGTTTCAGGTATCACAACATTTATACATCAGAAGGGGTAACACTTCATGATATAGCTCTGCAACTGCATCGtttgaatttgaattcaaaTGGATTTGGCAATGCTAGTGTTTCCAGCTTCAGTGACTACCCAAACCTTACTTCTTCAGGTAACTTAATGGGTGTTGTATAATATGTACCCTGAGGATGGCAATGTGGTTTTCAAGCCAGTGCTCTTATATTCTTGGTGGCTTTACTATTATCATTCTTCATTTCTTTTGCTTTACTGCTACCATTCTTGCTATGCCAAGAGCTTGCAAAGTCATCTACTGCTGTCTTGAGATGGATACAGTATTGTTGTATATCATTTGTTCTAGAGGGTGTTTTATCTGTATAGAgatttatagtttttttttgttgaaaTGAAGTTTCTTTTTTCTTCTGCAATCATCAGTGCCTCCTATCCTGGCTTTCAAACCCCTTTTGTTTGTTTTACATAATTGGTTTGATACAGTCTTGTCACTAAATCTATTAAGTTGTATTATGAACCGTGATTTGTTACTTACCATCATTGATTTTCCCACTTGCGTGAATGCACTGGTGATCTACTATGTATCAATTTTCTGTTCTTGTGTGTTCGAAGCGTGTAGTCCACTTGGTTTATGTGCCTTCTGCTGATACAGTATTTTTTCAATATCTTTATAAGTGAGCAGAGTAATTATAATTTATAATTATGCTTGGACTTCACACTGTCCAGTTACAAGAACTGACTTTGTTGGCTTCAGTAGTCTACTAGGCCTTTTTTTGCTTCCTTTGGTGACATATACTTTTATTTGAAGAACATGTTATTTAGGTTTAAGATTTAATTGTATTACCTTGAGGCAAGGAGGGAGTGATTGTAGAGCTTTATGTTTCAGCAAATAATTTGGAGTCTCTTTGTGCTATGCCAATATAATTGGTTCCTTACATTAAAGGTTGTGGCAAAGAACCTTCTACTACCAGTGGACCTATTGTTCCCCTGAAACGGACTTTACAAGAAAGAGTGGTCCAAACAGAGAGTTGCTATTTCTGTAGGTAAGATATTAATAATAAGTATTTTTATCGGTAGATTAACAAGATCAGGTGAACTTCTTTATATGAAAATTTGCATATGTATATAATGTCAGGTATGGTGACACAGAGTTTGGAAAATTGGATCCAAACACAATTTTCTTCTGTAACCAGGTCTGTTCTGCTTTATGCTTAGTGTGTCCAACGTTTTGCCTTTAATAGATTGCTGGCTTGTGGATTATGCCTTTTTGCTATCTGCAGTGCGAGAGACCATGCCACGTGAGATGCTACAATAGTAGAGATAGAGATGTAAAAAAGGTTTATGACATTTTCACTTATATTGCTGAATTGGAGGCCTGCCATTGTGAAAGATAGAGCTGATTGGTTAGATTGAACATTTCAGGTGCCTCTGGAAATTCTGAAAGAATACATGTGTTTTCGTTTCTTGTGCTGCGAAGAATGTCAATCACTTCGTGCCCGTCTAGAAGGAGTGGAAAAGGGTGAAGAGATCGCCTTCCTTAGACAGATAAGGTCCAATATTTGTTGGCGGCTTTTAAGTAAAGCGGATGCAAGTAGGGATGTCAAACTCTACATGTCTCAGGCCATCGATATCTTCAAAGTAAGGTGTTCTttcacttatatatatatatatatatatatatatatatataccgagcaaaattcagtatcgctcagtattcgtgtttcagtattgttcagtatttcgtggtcctgAGTAGTACTGCTcaatattttttctactcagttttgacttacGGTGCAGAATAGTGctgccgtatatatatatatatatatatatatatatatatatatatatatatatatatggagacAATTCTTTCACTTATAAGTTTTGCAATAGCTTCTTGGATGCTATAGTCTCACCTCGATCTCTATACTTCATAGGATGCATTTGTGGAATCTACTGATGCGCATAGTGACATCTTCTCGGATATGGTTTATGGGTATGCTCTTTCTTATTTTGCCAACTTGCAATTGATTCTTGCCTGAgctctatcttttttttttccttttttgtctCATAGATCTCTTTCGCTATTTGCTGTAACCCCCCTTTTTGTAATTTAACTTACCTCCCTTTAATAAAGTTCCTCAAGGCCCCTCCagttctctcaaaaaaaaaaactcttaaGTGCTGTATGAGTGGGTTTATTGATCGATCTGCGTTTACCTTTAGTCATCTTTTCATAAATTGAAGTGTGGAAATAAAATCTAAACTTCATTGTTGCAGAAAAAATGGAGCAGGAGAGAAGGATTTTCGAGGAATGTATTGTGTAGTGTTAACTGCAAGGTGGTTATTTCCGTGCCTGGCCTGCTCTTCTTTATTATGCCATTCTGTGTTCTTCTAATCTGCATAATGGCACATCACATCTGTTATGCATTCAATCCTTGCACTTGTATGGTTCTGCGTACAGACTTTACAAGAAAAGAGCACACATATAAACCGTAGATTGTTAGCATCCTCAAATTGAGTTAGTATGACTTTTCTTTACTATTTGTATTCTTACTTTTTTCCCATTTTGATTTTATTGCAGTACGCATGTTGTATCTGCTGCGATTCTGAAAGTGCGCGTGGAACAATTTGCAGAACTGGTCCTTATTGCTACTCGTAGCGAGTGCAGAAAAAAGGTGGAAATGCACTTGAATCATACACTCCATAGCTGATATTATCGATTATCTCCTGTAATTAATATGATTTATTCTACATGTCCcacttctaaaaaaaataagaggGTCAGATGCATAACTAGAGAATGTCGATGAGATGCTGACAGAAGTATCTCCTAATAATTATCTGATACAGGTTTCTGCTGCAACTCCGAACAATAAATTGAAATATTTAATAAAATATGAATCGTATATATAGGCagacatttttggcgccattccACTTTACGTCAATTCTTAAATTGTTATATCTCATTCGATTGTCTTGTCCCTCAGCATATGGGATAATGGGAGTCTTGTCTTGTTTTGTTAATTATGGGTGAAATCAGGTCTGCTATTTTAGTGGTCTTATTTTTTGGAGTTTCTTTGTGCAGGGCTACTTCAGACTTCTCCTAAAGTCAATCGAGGCAAATTTGAGAGCCTGTAATGTGAGCCTTCTTATGGCGCCTGTTGACCCTGAAATGGCGCAAATCTGGTCAGAGAAGCTTGGGTTCACAATTTTGTCAGCCGAAGAGGTAATCCTATTCTCTATCGCATATTCCCTGTAGTTCATGAAACGAAGAAATTAttcaataattttttttgaaccaaTACTAATTAAATATTCACTAAAAAACTTATCAATGCCGATTTTTGAATAGGCGGCAATGATGCCAATTTGAACCGGCAGTGATAAAACAGAACAATTGTGTAAGTTCTAGGATTCAAACTTGGGACCTTAATATTTTTCAACAAGTGTTCATACCATCTCAACTCTGCTCCGCCAATACAACTTTGATGTTGATTTTGTCTCCATTCAAGATTGCTCAACAGATTCAAGAACTCAATTAAATAGTTGATATATAAACcatctgatttttttttaaaagtcaactacaaagttttacatCTCATTGAACTCTATAATTTTGATGTAAAATTTATCTTGATCCGACATCATATAAAAAAATTATGAGTTTTTTCGTGCAAACCAAGCGGTAAGTAGCTACAAACTATTAATAGGTACGTTTTCATTGCCGGTAATGATAGTGCCGATAGTGATGTCTTGTTTTTGGAGTAGTAATTACaattgttttctttgttttGCTAATACAAGCGGTATTATCGCTCACATGTTTTTCTGTTGACAGAAGAAGTCAATGCTGGAGTCGCACCCCTTGGTGATGTTCCAGGACCTAGTCTTGGTGCAGAAACCACTTGCTTGAGCAAATCTAATCCATGTTTGATCAGACTACTTCAGAAATGAGCAAATCTAATCGATGTTTGATCAGACTACTTCAGAAATGAAAATCTGGTTCGTGCTGCTTGGGAGAGAATTTACCTTTTCTAGATGATTTACCTGTTGCATAGGTTAGTTTAGGAGATGATTCTATGCACAACTTTTTCATTCTAGTAGAGACTAGACAGTAGAGACATGAGTTGCCTGTGTACCTTTTCTAAAGTGTCATatatagaccttgtttagttgaggaggtgaaaaatttttggatattgtagcactctcgtttttatttggcaactattatccaaccatgaactaattagacttaaaaattcgtctcacaaattatagacaaactgtataattagttattttttatttatatttaatgttctatgtatatattgtaaaattcgatgtgacaagaaatcttaaaaatgtttaggtgaactaaaccaGACCTTTCCTCTAGATGTGTAAAAATTGGTGCATTGTTAGTTGCGTGTGTGCGGGCAGCATGGTGTGATTGCAGCAGGTGTCGTCGCCTGTATAACCACACGTGCAGGGCAGCATGGTGTAAATTGGTGCATTGTTAGCACGTGCTTTATTCGACACCTGAATGATTCATGTTTATGCCTCGACGTTTACACGATAATAGTATGGCTGGACGTTTACACGATGGGCACGCGAGTTCGCAGTCCTGTTTGTTTGAAATTATCACCGCTATTTTTCAGCGATTTTTCTTATTACAAACTAACAGTAACAGTATCATCTAAAATTCAGCGAGCTTGAACTTACTATTTTTCAGCAAAGGAATAAtattttctctcataacaaattagTAGCAGCAGTAGTATAGCAAGTTTAAACTTATGGACGCTACTTTTCAGCGTAACAGCTGCTCTTGAGAACAGTGTATCATCTCGACGTTGTTTCATTATTACACGCCAAGTTTATCTAAATTGAACTGAAAGCTCCAACTGAACTGAAAGTTGAACCTGGAAAAGCTAGCAACCATGCGAAGGGAGGGTAGAAATAGCAAaatcaataaaaataaaaacagcaATAAGTACTCACGTGGCTAATGGCAACAACGAGCCCACGTAGGTGACTCCAACGCCGCGCGCGGACCCTGTCCTGACACCCGCCGGAACACGAGTGGCTCTCGTGCAAGCGCGTGGCCGGAAGGGCCCGGCACACCACGGCCGCTGCCCGCCGCAAGCCCGCAAGCATCGCCTAGCAGCTGCAGCGGCAGCTGACAGCTGCCCCCAAGAGAGAAGAACCCAGTCCCCGTCCCTTCCCTGCCGTTGCCCCGTCTCCTCCGACTCAAAAGATGTCGTCCTCGCTCCTCCCCACCACCTCCGGCGGGGCTCACATCTGCCCGTCCCCGCCTcgaccgcgccgccgccgccggtgttGCCAAGTAATTGCCGCCGCCTCCGCTCGGCCCGTTTCCGTCGGCGTCGGCCGCCGCGCTGTCTCCTTGGCCGGCGTCGCCGCCTGGCTCGTCACTACCGTCGGCCGTAAGTactgctgtgctgtgctgttcTATGTATCCACAATCGACTCGCTGTCCGTGTCTGTCTGTGGCTGATTTGCTGTGCCCAAACCCCCCAATTGCTGCAGGGGCAGACGCGGCCAGTCCATTGGACAAGTACGTCAAGAGGTACGAGTACTAATCAAGCACGGGAAAACATGTCGAATTGGATTGCTGCAGGCTGTGGCATTTCATCTGCATAACACCTTATCGCCTCTTGCTTATTGCTGTCCCTGAACTGCTACTGTCAGGAAGAAGTTGGAGCCTTTGGAGAGCTACGTTCCGGCTGTCCTGCTAACTATTGACCAATTCGTTGATCTAGGTAGTACGATGATCAGTATCCCATGGTATCATCCTATTTGGCACCTCAGCAACTTTGGGCGATGCAAAATAAgtatataataataatctttTGCATCATCATCAGCAAGTATGAGCTGTATTTATCCATAAGAGTCTCCATTACCATTAATTAGTACTTCGATTTGGAGTCCATAGCGTCTGCCTGCTTGCATAGTTGCATGCTTCtcatctcacaaataatctgttGAAACTTGGCACAAGCGACCGTTCTTGTTTGCTGCTAGGACTAGAAGTGGAAGTACATTTCTTTTTTACTAAACAATGCTTCTGCCTTTGTCATTTTTTTAAATATGTTTGTCAATTTTTGAGTGGATATTTTAATATGATACAACCTATTCATGAGATATTTTCATGTATATGATTCATTGCAGAGAAATCTTTAGAATTCGAGAAACCAATGTACGACG contains:
- the LOC8082024 gene encoding increased DNA methylation 1 isoform X2 codes for the protein MTTVPAAEASPASWEPNGIQVDDATAEAPWAPALAASGDVEMLTEDDQEKARLFLLDSNLSPTSSSLGSAAEDNLEDYSNESASNNSISNSNWGASRRRSVRHFRPQGGTETSTTTFNGCPDKGASGLSTGTSKKKKGTEETCNAQNTGDYLGLIPLSSPVTSAQGSRPNCSIDSKYKELKMRDTTLHPLIFKEGGLPDNTLLTYKLKNGEVRRQGYKKGTVIVCNCCNEEYTPSAFEKHAGMGERRQPYHNIYTSEGVTLHDIALQLHRLNLNSNGFGNASVSSFSDYPNLTSSGCGKEPSTTSGPIVPLKRTLQERVVQTESCYFCRYGDTEFGKLDPNTIFFCNQCERPCHVRCYNSRDRDVKKVPLEILKEYMCFRFLCCEECQSLRARLEGVEKGEEIAFLRQIRSNICWRLLSKADASRDVKLYMSQAIDIFKDAFVESTDAHSDIFSDMVYGKNGAGEKDFRGMYCVVLTASTHVVSAAILKVRVEQFAELVLIATRSECRKKGYFRLLLKSIEANLRACNVSLLMAPVDPEMAQIWSEKLGFTILSAEEKKSMLESHPLVMFQDLVLVQKPLA
- the LOC8082024 gene encoding increased DNA methylation 1 isoform X1 — its product is MTTVPAAEASPASWEPNGIQVDDATAEAPWAPALAASGDVEMLTEDDQEKARLFLLDSNLSPTSSSLGSAAEDNLEDYSNESASNNSISNSNWGASRRRSVRHFRPQGGTETSTTTFNGCPDKGASGLSTGTSKKKKGTEETCNAQNTGGTLSLSIIDGAKSGSPVPIAVTPNYSIHDSTDYLGLIPLSSPVTSAQGSRPNCSIDSKYKELKMRDTTLHPLIFKEGGLPDNTLLTYKLKNGEVRRQGYKKGTVIVCNCCNEEYTPSAFEKHAGMGERRQPYHNIYTSEGVTLHDIALQLHRLNLNSNGFGNASVSSFSDYPNLTSSGCGKEPSTTSGPIVPLKRTLQERVVQTESCYFCRYGDTEFGKLDPNTIFFCNQCERPCHVRCYNSRDRDVKKVPLEILKEYMCFRFLCCEECQSLRARLEGVEKGEEIAFLRQIRSNICWRLLSKADASRDVKLYMSQAIDIFKDAFVESTDAHSDIFSDMVYGKNGAGEKDFRGMYCVVLTASTHVVSAAILKVRVEQFAELVLIATRSECRKKGYFRLLLKSIEANLRACNVSLLMAPVDPEMAQIWSEKLGFTILSAEEKKSMLESHPLVMFQDLVLVQKPLA